The stretch of DNA TGAAAATCATTAGTGCCAAGTGCCTTGCCAGTCGGGCACCCGACCAACCTTCCCCAGCCCTGCCCCTGGTGAGTCCAGCAGGGAGGAACCCTGTCCACCTACCTGCTGCAAAGATCTGGGTGGCCACGGCCAAGAAGGCGTCGGTCACCACGGTCTCTGACTGCAGGGAGATGTTGAGCTGCCGGGCGATGTTCCGGTAGACGTTGGGCCGGATATATTCCAGCTCATCCCCTGCAGGGAGACAGGTGGGAGTGAGATCCAGTGTTGGGGACGCGCTGACACTATCCCTTCACCCACCCCAGCTGAGGACCCACTACCTCGAGGTCAGGGAAAGAGTCCAAGTGGGAGCCCAAGAGTAAGCGCCacttttacagatagggaaactgaggcccacagggGGAAAGAAGGATGGACCTGGGGCCATTCCCAGGCTCTCCTACTTAATACCAATCAGCTCAGTAAGCGAGTCTCGAGTGGTCTCTTCTATAAGAGTTTACACATACACAAGATACATACGGGAGATGGGGGCGACTATTGTCCttatttttcagaggaggaaattgaggtccagagcgGGCTCGGGGCTTGTCCAGAGCCACACAAGGGTCTAGCAGAAAGCAAAGCCTGGGCCATGAGGACAGAGAAAGGAACAGATTTTCCCCACTGCATACCTTGGAGCCCCTGGTGGGAAAGGGGGTGATGTGCCTGGCCATCCCCTGGAGCACAGAGCCTTCATTTCTGTCTCTAGCCCAAGCTCCCCTCTGAGGGGCAGGAAAGCCTCCCTGTTCCCCTCTTAGCCAGTCATAAGAAGAGACCCCAGACCAAGgcttcctcctcatctctctccCTCAGCTTTTATCACTGCTGGGCTCTGATCCAAAGAGGAGGCCCACAGGGCAAGCATGGGCACATGCACACCTAGCCTCTGCCAATAAGCCCAGCAACCCTAGCAGGGCCGTGGAAGAAAGGTCCCCCTCCCCACAAGAAGGAACAGACTGCCTTGGGGGAGGGCGGAGAATGGGTTCCCTGTCTCAGGTCTTCAAGTGATGtggatgtttttgtcctttgttcttgaagaaagaGCATGctatctgggaggtgatgccatgagaagcacatgaattgggtctGACTGAGGGGGTGCTgcgctaagtccccagcctcactttctcctcccgaaccatctgggtccagtggccagataggaatcaggatgactggagatggtcctagaagtgaggtaatcagggttaagtgacttgctcaaggtcacacagctagttagtgtctgaggctggattggaactcccatcctcctgactccaaggccagtgctctatccattgtgccacccagctaacCCCTTAGAGCTTCAAGTAAAGATTGGATGACTACACATGGGGGGAATGTTTAGGAGGGGATTTTTGgccaaatgtatatatatttttgtattttctaatcCCACATAGACATATTCATATGCATGGACATggacatattcatatatatatacattttgggGATTAGAAAATCCTTCCTGAATTAGAGATCCTGAGTCTTTGCCTAGAaatcaagagttcttaaccttgACCCCCCCGCCAAGGTATCTAAGGGGGTAGAGGGGTCTATGGAAACCTATGGATGGAACCGTGTTCAGAATCATGAtatgaaatgcataaaatgaaagaaaaaaaaggttaatgaGCATAAAGTTGCCACTGCTTTTTCCCCAATTTGAGTTCATAGACCTTCCAATGCCTTTGTCTATCAATAGAAGCCTTGGGAATCTGGGAATTCATGTCAAGAACCCCTAGCTTGGATGGATCCCTAACCAGAGTCCTCTCCATGGCACACACACTATGAGAGGATCATTGATATGGGCCTTCATTCCAGTAGGGTCACCACATTCCCATTTCTCTTCTGTCTGActgaagaggggaggggaaagttGTGGATGATGTCAGAGCTTCCAAACTCCTCCAACCTGTTGTGTTTCAAATGTGGGAGATCTTTCTGCACCCtctataattacctagctccCTTGGGGGAAAGCTAAGAAGTTGTCTCCCTGGCTCCAGATTCAGTACTCCATCCACATCATCATCTTGCCTCCAACTCatggctttatttttcttgatgattcTTAAGTTTGTAATGAACTGTTGGGGTTCAGGCAGGTCAATGATTTTGTTGGTGATGGGAACACCTAGGTTGAGGAAACTCAGTTTGCTGATATGTTTTGACAACATCTGCCTTACTAAGAGTCTTTAAGAATCTTCTGGATGttgggcagttaagtgactttcccagggtcatgccAGCAGGCTATGTCCTTGAACAGAAGTCTTTCTGACTGAGGTTGGctcttttaataaacattttttaagaataCACTGATATCAACAAGTCTGTGGATGCCTCGACCTGGGATATCTCACAGCACCTCTGAAGACAGAGTCCAGATCCCAAGGGTCTGTGTCACCTGGAATGACCAGTCAAATCAACAAGATGAGATTTCATAGCTACCAATGTTCCTCTTGGCACtcactcaaaaaaataaaaatcacattttccaAGAGAAGAAggtgggagaggaggaaggggaagggcagCCTGGGGAAAGGTTGGAGAAGTTCTAACAATCAGTCCGACCCAACAATGGAATGTATTGCTTAGTAAGGTAGTGACCTCCCCATCCTTGGAAAAACCCCAGTCAAATCACCATTTGGAGAGGAGATTTTCCTTCCACCAGGCAGAAGCCTAGATCCTCAAGAGAGTCATAATTCGTCAGTAAGCATTCCCTATAACACACATCCAGGGGTGTGTGGGAGGCAGCCTGAACTGGCTCCTGAGATCCAATCATTAAATTTTCGGCATGAATCTCAGAAACTGGCCAACTGTACAAAATCAAGGCTTCCTGTACTGTTTTGTTGATGTCAGAGAAAATGGTCGTTTTCCTCAACTGCAGAATAGGAAGAATgagatgagatcatatttgtccattttttctGAGTCAGCTGATAATATTTGCCTTCTTACATAAAACCCAGCTTTGATAGAAGACTTTGATCGAAGACAGAGAAGTCTTGCAATCATTTGGTGTCACCctattctacagataaggaaactgaggcatggagagaTTCAGGGTATtaggatttgaccccaggtatcTCTGAAGTCATTCCACAGGTACTGATTGTGTACAAGGTCCCTGAAGTAGCCAAACCACAGGGGCTGGAGGGGGTCACTCGTCCTGGGCCCTCAGGGGAAGAATAGAGAATTTGGAGGGAATCCAAAGGAGAACAACCAGAACAATTACTAAGACTCGAAATAGACCCTGGGAGAAAAAGTTAAAGGAAATGGGGTCATTTCACTGGGGCTGGGGGGGACGTTGATAATACTGGAGTGTGTGAAGGCCAGAGGGGCTGGCCTCTCTTCCCACGAGAGTCTGGCCAAGAGGAAAGGGGCTGAGGTAGGGGAGCTGGAGGGAGAGAGTTTGCATTAGActctagggaaaaaaaccccaatctttccttttttaaatgccTGAGAATCATCAGGATACAGCGTCGAAAGAGGGCTGGGAGCCTCTTTCTCTGGAGATTCTGAAAAAAAGTCATCAAGTCCCCCCGGGGGCTGCTTCTGTCCAGTTCTAAAAAGGGACTGGTACAAAGCCGGCACAGAAAAGCTTGTCAATTGATTGATCCGGACCTAGGGCAAGTCCTAGGCAACTACCTGGGGCCCCAGTACCCAGAGTTAGCAGGAAGTCCTGACCTGACCCAGAGGGCCAAAGGCAGCTAGCACTATAATGGGgtttccctggagtcagggggacctgagttcaaatccaaacttagacacttgacactagctgtgtgtgacctcgggcaagtcacttaatcccattagaagaaggaggaggggggggaggggaggaggaggaggaggaggaagaggaagaagaagaaggaggaggaggggggagggggggggaggaggaggaggaggaggaggaggaggaggaggaggaggaggaggaggagaaggaaagagtcaGGCAGGTGAAGTACTGGAGGGCCGGGATGACTTCATTCTGTGTCTTAGTATTCCAGAGCCTCGGGATCCTTCCAGGGACAGTcattccagatgaggaaactccctccaccagtTCAGGATGGCCCCTTCTCTGAGGCTCCATGGAGAAGCTAAGTGCCTCAGCTAGTTGTGTCAGGAGCAGGATTGGAACCCTCGCGGCATCTGAGGCAGCACACAGTAGGTTCTTTGTCAATCACTACTTAATTGATTGGAACATAAACTCCTCGAGAGCCGGGGCTGTTTCAGGCCTTGTACCTGCCACCCCACCGCAGGGCTTGGTCTCTAGTAAgccattaataaatgcttcaggTCCAATcgatgtttattaagcacctactaggtgCCCTACCGACTGATGCCCTCCAGAAGCCCTGCGAGCTCTGCCCAGGACCGGCCTGGCAAAGCCAGATAATGGAGTCTGTCCCTCCGCCCCCTCGCCACTCATCAGGGGTCTGGGTAGGGCCCAGGCCGGGGCAGCGGGTGCTCCCTGGTCACCCAGGAGGCCCCGGCTTCATCGCCTACTTGTTCTCCCTCCTGGGCCTCTGGGGGAAACTGGCCTCTCTGGCTCCTTCCACCCGTGATCGCAGTCAGCAGCCTCTGGATTCGAACCCAGACCCCGATTCTAAAGCTAGCGTCCTTTCCCCGTTGTTGCCATTGAAGCGGCCCCTTTGGGGAGCCGGGGAGATGGGTGGTCCCCGTTTCCCTGAAGAGGACAcgggagggggggaggagaggaggggataGGTTCGGTGACCCGGGAAGTGTCGGCGCGCAGCCTTGAACCCAGAGCCCGGCAGTCGGCAGGGCCGCCCTGCCTCACTCACCCAGGCGGAGGAGGATGCCGGAGACCTCTGCCAGCTTGCCCCCGGGCGCGGGCACCTTGGCCTCGGGCTTGCTCCAGACCAGGCCGGCCCGGCTGAGCCGGGAGTGGATGAACTCCCGGCACAAGGCCTTGGCTTGGGACACCAGCTCCTTGTCGGTGGGGGAGCGCTCGAAGACCTCCATCACCTCCGCCGCGAACACCGAGGAGCGCCGCAGAACCTCCATCTGCGGGGGGCAGAGGAACCCCAAGGCTGGAGCCGGCTGCCCCCGCCCTCCCTGCCCGCCCCGCCCTCGAGGATCGCGCCCCGGCTGGCTCCGGGCTCCCCCGGCAAGGGCCAGGACCCGCTGGCAGGAGGAGCAAGTCGGGGTGAGCAGGGCGTCCCTGGGGGGCAGCGGGGGGCCGGATCAACTGAGGTGACGGAGAGGAAGCGGGAAACGAGCCCGTGGCCCCGGGCCCCCCGAGCCGGGGGCCAGGCTGGAGCGGTCCCACCCATGGGCGCATCTGGGGGCCCGGGCTGCCCCTAGAGACACCGGCCTCTCTCTGGGGCCGTTTGCCACCTTCTCCGGTGTCTGGGCTTACAGGACGCAGGTGCAGCCCCCGGCGCCCCCCCAGAGCCCCTCACGCCCATGGGGTGGGCTCTCGGggcctcttcctccccctcccgcGACTCACCTCTCAAGTTGCATGTTTCCCCCCCGAGCAAAGATGAAAGATAAAGTTGGGGTTCAGCGGCTCCTCCTCATCTCCTTCCGTTCGCACATGCGGgcacccacacacccacacatgcagcgcacacacacacgcgtgcacacacgcacacgcacacacatgcaGTGCGCACACACGCGCCTGCCCTGGCCGCAGCTCGGGGGCAATGTCTCTCTGGCTCCCCGGCTCCTGGCTCGGAGGGAGCCGGGCAGTCAGGCAGACAGACAgtcaggcagacagacaggcagacagacaggcagacaggcagacagacaggcagacagtgCCAAAGAAAGAAAGCCttctaaggaaaatgaaatgagcaggagGCGGAGTCACAGAAGGCGGGGAGAAGCCAGGCTCCCCTTGCTTCTCCCTCTTAAGGAGGATCCAGCTGGTTAGTACGATTGATTAAGGGCGCATGGCTCCTGGGTTCTCTCTGGGCATGGGGCTGGCCCCCAAAGTCCACTTGGCTCTCAGGGCCGGCTTCCTTTTCCTATAAAATGGAGCTGTTGGGCAACCCGGCCTCAGATCTCTTCTTGCCCCAGAACTAGGCTCCGAAGCCaaagtcacagaatctcagagtggGTAGGGACCTCAGAGTCCACCCCGGCCCAAGCCTTCCCCAAACCTTAGAGCCAGAAAGAGGCCTAGATCCAACAGATCCAAAGGCCTTCTTcagtggtgggggggggggctctggaCCCCACAACTTGTAAGTGTGgagggtgggatttgaacccgaGTCTTTCTGACGGGGAGGTCGTTGTTCTGTTACACGGCACCACACCTGGATGtgacagaggagaaaaaggaagaaaacctcCTAGGAGGGACTTTGGACACTGTCCTGAGCTGTTACCAAAGTAGCTCATCTGCTCCTCAGTGCTGGGAGGAGGCactattctccccattttacagctgagaaactTGAGGCCGCCAGAggataaggtcacacagccagtcactgtgctagggTAAAGTTCAATCCGGACCAATCTCCCGCCACCCATTGCCTCGAAGGGAACGAAACCAAAGAGAACAACGGAAGTTTCAAACACAGAAGATTAGAGCGAATGGTGGAGCTatagataaaaaagaatagatttaggGGGAAAGTAAAAGCATGGTCCCTTCCCTTAAGGAGCTCCCATCCTAATGGGAAGGACACAAATATAGACTTTATTATCTTGAATGAGAGGAGCCAGTGGGACCTTCAAGAGCAAGGGTGGGCCTGGAAGCAAAGGAAGATGTGGGTCTCAGAAGGGAGGTTGAGGTTGGAGACATACCTGGAATGAGAGCCGCTGAATGAGTGTTCTGTCCCACACCAGCCAAGAGACCTTAGGTCAATGGTCAGCCTGTCCCCACCTCAGTTTTCCAGAGAGTTGAGATACTTACCCTGTCTCCCTCAAAGGGTTGTGCAGCTCAATTCAGCAAGGATGTGTTAGGGACCTCCAAGTGCAAGGCTGAGCACGATGGAGGGGCTTAACAACCACCCAGTTTGATCTTTTCCCCACTTCTCCCCCAGGGGACTGGTCCATGAAGGTCCAGACTTTGAAGCACAAGCTGCCAATCCAATACCAAACGCTTTAGGAGTGATGATTCTGGGGTTCATAACTATGAGGCCACAAAAAGGCTTCGACTTGGTTTCCATGCCAGAAAGAGGGATGACTCAGCAGGCCCAGAGCCCAAAGGGAGACGCTATTCTCTCAGTCCTTGTGACATTTCCCTTCCTGGCTGTTTAGGAAGGTGGGAATCACTATGAACTTCCAGGTGGAGAGGGGTTCAGTTGTGCTATCTCCTACCTGCCCACCATGTGTCCATGAACACATGGggcctttctttcttttgtctcttttgtgtTTATTCTGGCCTAACTTTAGGCAAAGTATTCTAAGAAGGAAGTGACTAGGGGACTGGGGTGTCTGGGAAATCTATGAGAACCATCAGAAAAATCTCCCTGGCAACTTTGTCAGGAAACACTTAGCAAGAGGCAGTTATGGTgctaagttctgaggatacaaTTCCTACTTTCTAGGAGCTTACAgcctaatggagaagacaacaggTGAGCAATAACATACAAACAAGATCTATCTAGGAGAGGAAGGGCAGGCAGTAGAATTAGGCAGGATCGGGacaagcttcctgtagaagatgacaTTTTAATGAGACCTTGAGGAAAACCAGGAGGTAGctatggggagggaggggattcCAGGAACAGAGAGGCCAGACAGCGAAAATGCCCAGAACTGGAAAACGAACATCCTGTTGAGTTACTGGAGGGTAGAGTATGTGAGGGCATTGGGAGGTGGAAGGAGACTGGAGAGCCGGGGAGAGGCTGGAGTCCTGACAGCTGAGTCTGGGGaggagctgctgctgctgctgatgccttttgtcctttgttctcagagaacaccatgacatcagggaggtgaggccatgacaaacacatgaattggatttgaatggggggaggcggggtgctgtgctatgtcaccagcttcactttctcctctggagtcatctgggtccagtggccagatatgaatcgggacaacgagagatggtcctgaatgcaaggcaatcagggtgaagtgacttggccaaggtcacacagctagtatgcaaatttgaattcaggtcctcctgaccctggAGCTGCAGAGGAGCTACAGTGTTCATTGAGTGACCTGTTTGAACCAGTTGAGAAGCTGCCCCCAGCAAGGGAGGGACTCATCTATCAGTGGTGCAAATGCCCTGATAAGGCCTCCAGTAGGACTAGACTAATAGAAGTTTATTTAATTAGGCAGGTCtattaattgattaattcatagaagtttatttgtttattgattgatttatatgaGGATTTCCAGGACCAGGAATATGTTCCCCTCACATTCCCTACCTGTGAGCCTTACTGCCTTTGTGTTAGAACTCCCAAGGTGAACTGAGAGGGCATCCAGAGTGGGGGTGCACCTTGAATCCATGAGATTGTCTTTGTCACTTGTGTGCTTGCTAGGTCTTCACGTCAAATAGCCAGTTTTTCTGTTACAAATAGTTTTActaagaatatttttgcacataggccttttttctttacttaaaaATAGGTTTTAATGATGGCTTTGGTTTTTATATGTCTGTCATTTCTGGGGATCATTCTCTCTGCCTCCACCCTGAGGAATGGACTGATCGCTGTTGAGCTGCCC from Macrotis lagotis isolate mMagLag1 chromosome 6, bilby.v1.9.chrom.fasta, whole genome shotgun sequence encodes:
- the BOK gene encoding bcl-2-related ovarian killer protein → MEVLRRSSVFAAEVMEVFERSPTDKELVSQAKALCREFIHSRLSRAGLVWSKPEAKVPAPGGKLAEVSGILLRLGDELEYIRPNVYRNIARQLNISLQSETVVTDAFLAVATQIFAAGITWGKVVSLYAVAAGLAVDCVRQAQPAMVHTIVDCLGEFVRKTLVTWLKRRGGWADIMKCVVNTDPSLRSHWLVAALCSFGHFLKAIFFVLLPER